In the genome of Candidatus Binataceae bacterium, one region contains:
- a CDS encoding SDR family oxidoreductase, protein MRVFVTGATGFIGSALVPELITAGHQVLGLARSEAGAKSLAATGAEVYRGSLEDLQSLKRGAANSDAVIHLAFNHDFSKFQENCETDRRAIEALGSVLAGSDRLLIVTSGTLLIAPGRLATEEDVPTATSASIPRIATDEAVAAVAARGVRVSLVRLPQVHDQNKQGLITYLISLAREKGVSAFVGDGKNRWSAAHLSDTVRLYRLVLDKGMAGRYHAVAEEGVPVRDIAEVIGRRLKLPVVAKSPAEAAEHFGWLGGFAGLDGPASSALTRERLGWRPVGPGLIADLERAHNLEIGLNQSL, encoded by the coding sequence ATGCGTGTCTTCGTCACCGGCGCCACCGGTTTTATCGGTTCCGCCCTCGTCCCCGAGCTCATTACCGCGGGCCATCAGGTGCTGGGTCTGGCCCGATCCGAAGCGGGAGCGAAGTCTCTGGCCGCGACCGGCGCCGAGGTGTATCGAGGATCCCTTGAAGACCTGCAAAGCCTGAAACGCGGCGCGGCTAATTCGGATGCTGTGATTCACCTAGCCTTTAACCACGACTTCTCGAAATTTCAGGAGAACTGCGAGACTGATCGGCGCGCGATCGAGGCGCTCGGTTCCGTGCTGGCCGGGTCCGATCGTCTTCTGATCGTCACCTCGGGAACGCTACTGATCGCGCCGGGCCGCCTCGCAACGGAAGAAGATGTGCCCACTGCCACCTCCGCCTCGATTCCTCGCATCGCCACGGACGAGGCGGTCGCTGCGGTGGCGGCGCGTGGCGTGCGGGTTTCATTGGTGCGGCTTCCTCAGGTTCACGATCAGAACAAGCAGGGATTGATCACGTATCTGATCAGTCTCGCGCGAGAGAAGGGCGTCTCGGCGTTCGTCGGCGACGGTAAGAATCGATGGTCGGCGGCGCATCTGTCCGATACCGTACGTCTCTACCGGCTGGTGCTCGATAAGGGTATGGCGGGCCGTTATCACGCGGTTGCCGAAGAAGGCGTGCCCGTGCGCGATATCGCTGAGGTAATCGGTCGTCGCCTGAAGCTGCCGGTCGTCGCGAAATCCCCGGCGGAGGCTGCGGAGCATTTCGGATGGCTTGGAGGCTTCGCTGGTCTCGATGGTCCCGCTTCAAGCGCGCTGACGCGCGAGCGGCTCGGATGGCGCCCGGTGGGACCTGGGCTAATCGCGGATCTCGAACGGGCACACAATCTCGAAATCGGCCTTAATCAAAGCCTGTAA
- a CDS encoding phosphotransferase family protein — MRDATEVRVDQLEQISGGASRQTYRFRLSYRESGFPRERRLILRRDPSGSLIDTDRRIEFAAFKAFFATQVPVPEVLWLENDPTHLGSPFFIGVEMTGFQTSPARILMEPYASHHQRIAEQRWSILGKIASCDPRRLGLGEAMEWVEPDACWKRELDYWEGVLDSDELIPQPVMRAAIRWMRCNPPPPAQKIAVVHGDYRTGNFLFDEEGRIRGILDWEMSHLGDPLEDLGWSLNRVWCWAQDERRGGLVDRAGVITIWENASGLKADPAALNWWELFATIKGQAIWVSSAHAWET; from the coding sequence TTGCGCGATGCCACTGAAGTCAGAGTTGACCAACTTGAACAGATCTCCGGCGGAGCGTCCCGCCAAACGTACCGATTCCGCCTGTCCTATCGCGAGAGTGGATTTCCGCGCGAGCGACGTCTGATACTGAGGCGCGATCCGTCCGGCAGTCTCATCGACACGGATCGGAGGATCGAATTCGCCGCATTCAAGGCTTTCTTCGCGACCCAAGTTCCGGTTCCTGAGGTCCTGTGGCTCGAAAACGATCCCACGCATCTGGGCAGTCCCTTCTTTATCGGCGTGGAAATGACAGGCTTTCAGACCTCCCCGGCGCGAATCCTGATGGAGCCCTATGCGTCGCACCATCAGAGGATTGCTGAGCAGAGATGGTCGATCCTGGGGAAGATCGCTTCCTGCGATCCGCGCCGGCTGGGCCTTGGCGAAGCGATGGAATGGGTGGAGCCGGACGCCTGCTGGAAGCGGGAGCTTGACTACTGGGAGGGGGTGCTCGATTCCGACGAATTGATTCCGCAGCCTGTGATGCGCGCGGCGATACGATGGATGCGCTGCAACCCGCCGCCGCCAGCACAGAAAATTGCCGTAGTGCACGGGGACTATCGCACCGGAAATTTCCTGTTCGATGAAGAGGGGCGTATCCGCGGCATTCTCGACTGGGAGATGTCGCATCTGGGCGATCCCCTGGAGGATCTCGGATGGAGTCTCAATCGAGTTTGGTGCTGGGCGCAAGACGAACGGCGCGGCGGGCTGGTCGATCGCGCGGGCGTAATCACAATCTGGGAGAATGCGAGCGGCCTCAAGGCCGACCCCGCGGCGCTGAACTGGTGGGAGCTGTTTGCCACTATTAAAGGGCAGGCCATCTGGGTTTCCAGCGCGCACGCATGGGAAACATAG
- a CDS encoding aldo/keto reductase family oxidoreductase, whose product MTSLGGSFTFGITSLTVNRMGYGAMQLAGPGVWGPPKDPDGAVAVLREAVAAGVNHIDTADYYGPHVTNQILRQALHPYPAGLVIVTKLGGRRPPDKSWQPAISPQELTAGVHDNLRNLGLDVLEIVNYRVMGSGHGPEEGSIAEQVTVLADLQRQGLIRHLGLSNVTPRQFAEAQKISEIVCVQNLYNVAHRTDDAFIDDLERQGVAYVPFFPLGGFSPLQSATLDAAAASLKATPMQIALAWLLHRAPNILLIPGTSSVHHLRENLEAASLELPPETIAVLDSICPRP is encoded by the coding sequence ATGACCAGCCTCGGCGGAAGCTTCACGTTCGGAATCACTTCGCTGACCGTGAACCGCATGGGTTACGGCGCGATGCAACTGGCCGGGCCTGGCGTATGGGGGCCGCCCAAGGACCCTGACGGGGCCGTCGCCGTCCTTCGCGAGGCCGTCGCAGCAGGCGTGAACCACATCGACACGGCCGACTACTACGGCCCGCACGTCACCAACCAGATCCTCCGGCAGGCTCTGCACCCGTACCCTGCGGGGTTAGTGATCGTCACCAAGCTCGGGGGACGGCGCCCTCCCGACAAGTCGTGGCAGCCCGCCATCTCGCCCCAGGAGCTTACAGCGGGTGTGCATGATAACCTACGAAACCTGGGTCTGGACGTTCTCGAGATCGTCAACTACCGCGTGATGGGGTCGGGCCACGGCCCCGAGGAAGGGTCCATCGCCGAGCAGGTGACGGTGCTGGCCGACCTCCAGCGTCAGGGACTCATCCGTCATCTCGGTCTGAGTAATGTGACTCCGCGGCAGTTCGCGGAAGCGCAGAAAATATCGGAGATCGTTTGCGTGCAGAACCTGTACAACGTTGCGCACCGAACCGACGACGCCTTCATTGACGATCTTGAACGGCAGGGCGTCGCTTACGTCCCATTCTTCCCGTTGGGAGGATTTAGCCCGCTGCAGTCCGCCACGCTCGACGCGGCCGCAGCGTCGTTGAAAGCGACCCCAATGCAGATTGCGCTAGCGTGGCTGCTTCACCGTGCGCCAAACATCCTGCTCATCCCTGGCACATCGTCGGTTCACCATCTGCGCGAAAATCTGGAGGCGGCCTCGCTGGAACTTCCTCCCGAAACGATCGCTGTCCTCGACTCTATCTGCCCGCGTCCCTGA
- a CDS encoding enoyl-CoA hydratase/isomerase family protein, with protein sequence MSDDLVRYEVKDEIAFVQMNRPDKLNALSVELADALNYTWARFEADPLAKVAILSSAGRAFCAGADIGSSGPKDDLRIPWAIRVHRAYPQNGVTVFKPIVGAVHGYALGAGWALAVRGCDITIAGESAVFGFPEPRVGISLPPIDYLPYVPFKASLEFMLLAWNGGEMLEARRARELGMVNRVVPDADLMSEAIRWAEMLKKIPPMYIKAVKYGHYKAVESKTVRDEREYLNVIWPQEVSEDSREGRHAFKEKREPRFKGR encoded by the coding sequence GTGAGTGATGATCTAGTGCGCTACGAAGTTAAGGATGAGATCGCCTTCGTCCAGATGAATCGGCCGGACAAGCTGAACGCCTTGAGCGTGGAGTTGGCCGACGCACTCAACTATACCTGGGCGCGCTTCGAGGCCGATCCCCTGGCGAAGGTCGCGATTCTAAGCTCGGCCGGACGCGCGTTCTGCGCCGGCGCGGACATCGGGAGCAGTGGACCCAAGGACGATCTGCGAATCCCATGGGCAATCAGGGTCCATCGCGCTTATCCGCAGAACGGCGTCACGGTATTCAAGCCGATCGTTGGTGCGGTCCATGGATATGCTCTCGGAGCGGGATGGGCTCTGGCCGTGCGCGGCTGCGACATTACTATCGCGGGCGAAAGCGCTGTGTTCGGCTTTCCGGAACCGCGCGTGGGCATTTCGCTCCCGCCTATCGACTACTTGCCTTACGTGCCCTTCAAGGCGAGCCTCGAATTCATGCTACTGGCGTGGAATGGAGGCGAGATGTTAGAGGCGCGACGCGCCCGGGAGCTGGGGATGGTAAATCGGGTCGTGCCGGACGCCGATCTGATGAGCGAAGCGATTCGCTGGGCAGAGATGCTCAAGAAAATCCCGCCGATGTATATCAAGGCCGTCAAATACGGACACTACAAGGCGGTGGAGTCCAAGACCGTGCGCGACGAGCGCGAATATCTCAATGTCATCTGGCCGCAGGAAGTCAGCGAAGACAGCCGCGAGGGGCGCCACGCGTTCAAGGAAAAGCGAGAGCCGCGCTTCAAAGGCCGATAA
- a CDS encoding TetR/AcrR family transcriptional regulator has translation MGTESIEAARRPRADAVRNRERVLAAAKAVFSKGGADASLEAVAKRAGVGIGTLYRHFPTREALYEAVYQHEVRQLVELAEQLNGKAAPVEALRRWMRSIVEFIATKKGMLAALALAVTASSELHTRSSELLAKAARLLLDRAVAAGEIRSDIDPSDLVRGLIGMCFVHNQPGWQENVLPLVDVLVDGLRLPVKISKANHARAAKRARTNG, from the coding sequence ATGGGGACAGAATCGATTGAAGCTGCACGCAGGCCGCGCGCCGATGCGGTCCGCAATCGCGAGCGCGTGCTGGCGGCGGCGAAGGCGGTCTTCAGTAAAGGCGGCGCCGATGCGAGCCTGGAAGCCGTGGCGAAGCGCGCCGGAGTCGGAATCGGCACGCTCTACCGGCACTTCCCGACACGTGAAGCTTTGTACGAGGCGGTCTATCAACATGAAGTGCGCCAGCTCGTGGAGCTTGCGGAACAGTTGAATGGCAAGGCCGCGCCGGTCGAAGCGTTGCGCCGATGGATGCGCTCCATCGTCGAGTTCATCGCAACCAAAAAGGGTATGTTGGCGGCGTTGGCGCTCGCCGTAACCGCGTCCTCAGAACTCCACACGCGATCATCCGAACTGCTCGCGAAGGCTGCGCGCCTTCTGTTGGACCGGGCTGTCGCCGCGGGCGAGATACGCTCCGATATCGACCCCAGCGATCTAGTGCGCGGACTGATCGGTATGTGTTTCGTGCACAACCAGCCCGGATGGCAGGAGAATGTGCTGCCGCTCGTGGATGTGCTGGTCGATGGTCTTCGTCTCCCAGTAAAGATCAGCAAAGCAAATCACGCTCGCGCGGCGAAGCGAGCACGAACGAACGGTTAA